The following coding sequences are from one Arthrobacter sp. 24S4-2 window:
- a CDS encoding L-idonate 5-dehydrogenase, with protein sequence MSAVSALPASGPAVVAHAAGDLRIEDVPLAAPAADQAVVEVVYGGICGSDLHYWLHGAAGESILKAPMVLGHEIVGVVAQAAADGTGPAAGTPVAVHPATPGPGAARYPEDRPNLSPGCTYLGSAARFPHTDGAFSRYAVLPARMLRPLPESLRLRTAALAEPAAVAWHAVARAGDVKGKTALVIGSGPIGALAVAVLKRAGAERIVAVDMHPKPLEIARAVGAHEVLKADDAEAIAAVEADVVIESSGRHHGLASAIKGTVRGGKVVMVGLLPSGPQPVLISLAITRELELLGSFRFNSEIDEVIAALADGTLFVDPVVTHDFPLERGLEAFEMARNSAESGKVLLDFRPTAEE encoded by the coding sequence ATGTCGGCAGTTTCAGCCCTTCCCGCGTCCGGCCCGGCCGTCGTCGCGCACGCCGCCGGCGACCTGCGCATCGAAGACGTCCCGCTGGCGGCACCCGCGGCGGACCAGGCCGTCGTTGAGGTCGTGTACGGCGGGATCTGCGGTTCGGACCTGCACTACTGGCTGCACGGCGCGGCCGGGGAATCGATCCTGAAGGCGCCCATGGTCCTGGGCCATGAGATCGTCGGCGTCGTGGCGCAGGCCGCCGCCGACGGTACCGGCCCCGCAGCCGGCACCCCCGTCGCCGTCCACCCCGCCACGCCGGGTCCCGGCGCCGCCCGGTATCCCGAAGACCGGCCCAACCTGTCGCCGGGCTGCACTTATCTGGGGAGCGCCGCCCGCTTCCCGCACACCGACGGCGCCTTCAGCCGCTACGCCGTCCTGCCTGCCCGGATGCTCCGGCCGCTGCCCGAAAGCCTCAGACTGCGGACCGCCGCCCTGGCGGAACCGGCCGCCGTTGCCTGGCATGCCGTGGCCCGCGCCGGAGACGTCAAGGGCAAGACGGCGCTGGTGATCGGCAGCGGTCCCATCGGCGCCCTGGCGGTGGCGGTCCTCAAGCGCGCGGGTGCCGAACGGATTGTTGCCGTGGACATGCACCCGAAACCGCTGGAGATCGCCCGGGCCGTCGGCGCCCACGAGGTCCTGAAAGCCGACGACGCCGAGGCCATAGCCGCGGTGGAGGCGGACGTGGTCATCGAATCCTCCGGCAGGCACCACGGCCTTGCTTCCGCGATCAAAGGAACCGTCCGCGGCGGCAAAGTGGTGATGGTGGGCCTGCTGCCCTCCGGACCCCAGCCCGTCCTGATCTCCCTGGCCATCACCCGCGAGCTGGAACTCCTTGGTTCCTTCCGCTTCAACAGTGAAATCGACGAGGTCATCGCGGCTCTCGCGGACGGCACACTGTTCGTGGACCCCGTGGTCACGCACGACTTCCCGCTGGAACGCGGTCTCGAGGCCTTTGAAATGGCCAGGAATTCAGCGGAATCCGGAAAGGTCCTGCTGGACTTCAGGCCGACCGCGGAGGAGTAG
- a CDS encoding FMN-binding negative transcriptional regulator yields MYIPAHFAAGADAIHDLLARPGSANLITQTSQGLLATLLPFVFDPSVGGHGALHAHVARNNPQWSEAPIGESLMIIQGADAYISASWYASKAEHGRVVPTWNYSTAHVYGNLVIHDDPAWLAGQVRRLTDVNEAGFDHPWSVDDAPERYISGQLRAIVGLELVITRIEAKAKLSQNRPDADIDGVVAGLATRGQAESAADVVRARRQ; encoded by the coding sequence ATGTACATCCCAGCCCACTTCGCAGCCGGAGCGGACGCCATCCATGACCTCCTAGCCCGCCCGGGCTCGGCCAATCTGATCACCCAGACCTCGCAGGGCCTTCTCGCCACGCTGCTGCCGTTCGTCTTCGATCCCTCGGTGGGCGGGCACGGTGCCCTGCACGCCCACGTTGCCCGGAACAACCCGCAGTGGTCCGAAGCTCCGATTGGAGAATCACTCATGATCATTCAGGGCGCCGACGCCTACATCTCGGCGTCCTGGTACGCCTCGAAGGCCGAGCACGGGCGCGTTGTGCCCACCTGGAACTACTCCACGGCCCACGTGTACGGGAACCTGGTGATCCACGACGACCCGGCCTGGCTCGCCGGCCAGGTCAGGCGGCTGACCGACGTCAACGAGGCAGGCTTCGATCACCCATGGAGCGTGGACGATGCACCGGAGCGCTACATCTCCGGCCAGCTGCGCGCCATCGTAGGCCTCGAACTGGTGATCACCCGGATCGAGGCCAAGGCCAAGCTCAGCCAGAACCGGCCCGATGCCGACATCGACGGTGTGGTGGCAGGACTTGCTACGCGGGGCCAGGCAGAGAGCGCCGCCGATGTCGTCCGGGCGCGGCGGCAATAG
- a CDS encoding NAD-dependent protein deacetylase produces MRERRPGVGMTGFASLPPVGAAPPSADELGVLRGIRDTLAGIRFALLTGAGLSTDSGIPDYRGPGAAPRAPMTYQEFLGHPDNRQRYWARNHIGWSHLRRADPNGGHAAAARLEHRGLLTGLITQNVDRLHEDAGSVNVVDLHGRFDRVACLDCARRYSRTLLAGVLEELNPGFLERALAGGLVEMAPDADATVEDADLIRDFVVAHCPACGGTLKPDFVYFGENVPRDRVERSYAMVDEAGALVVAGSSLTVMSGLRFVRHAAKQEKPVVIINRGATRGDDLATIKLEAGVSESLAWLAAELPDL; encoded by the coding sequence CCCCTCCATCCGCGGACGAACTCGGTGTACTCCGGGGCATCCGCGACACCCTGGCCGGCATCCGCTTCGCCCTCCTCACCGGAGCCGGACTAAGTACTGACTCGGGTATCCCGGACTACCGCGGACCTGGTGCTGCGCCCAGGGCACCCATGACCTATCAGGAGTTCCTCGGCCACCCGGACAACCGGCAGAGGTACTGGGCACGAAACCATATTGGCTGGTCCCACCTTCGGCGCGCCGACCCCAATGGCGGGCACGCTGCGGCCGCCCGGTTGGAGCACCGCGGACTCCTGACCGGCCTCATCACCCAAAACGTCGACCGTCTCCACGAGGATGCCGGCAGCGTCAATGTGGTGGACCTGCACGGGCGGTTTGACCGGGTTGCCTGCCTTGACTGCGCGCGGCGTTACAGCAGGACCCTGCTGGCAGGCGTCCTGGAAGAACTCAACCCCGGATTCCTGGAACGGGCACTTGCGGGCGGCCTCGTGGAAATGGCGCCCGACGCCGACGCCACCGTTGAGGATGCGGATCTCATCCGTGATTTCGTCGTCGCGCACTGCCCGGCCTGCGGCGGCACCCTCAAGCCCGACTTTGTCTACTTCGGCGAAAATGTTCCCAGGGACCGGGTCGAGCGTTCCTACGCCATGGTTGATGAGGCGGGCGCACTGGTTGTTGCCGGATCCTCACTGACTGTCATGAGTGGACTTCGCTTCGTCCGGCATGCGGCCAAGCAGGAGAAGCCGGTAGTGATCATCAACCGGGGGGCCACGCGGGGTGATGACCTGGCCACGATCAAGCTGGAGGCCGGTGTCAGCGAATCACTTGCCTGGCTTGCCGCCGAGCTGCCGGATCTGTGA
- a CDS encoding D-2-hydroxyacid dehydrogenase → MMNTMTTKTTVAIAVPLEAELVGRIRAVDPAVTVLYEPDLLPPERFPADHSGDPDFKRTPEQEERYWDMLNKADILYGFPNENPAGLARIAASNPRLQWIHAMAAGAGGAVKASGLDQETLQKFKVTTSAGVHALPLAEFAALGILNGFKRSAELAVDQAAKVWPELRTPTRLVNGSTLVVTGLGEIGLETARIARALGMKVSGTKRTVEPIEGIEEVAGNDGLAGLLASADAVVNTLPGTPYTEKLFSSEVFAAMKPGTVFVNVGRGTVVDEDALLEALDSGQVGYACLDVFAVEPLPQDSPLWNHPQVMVSPHTSALSAAENRLIAERFSSNLRTFLDGGELPHLVDTVHFY, encoded by the coding sequence ATGATGAACACTATGACGACTAAAACCACCGTCGCAATCGCCGTCCCGCTCGAAGCTGAGCTGGTTGGGCGCATCCGCGCCGTAGATCCCGCCGTGACCGTCCTCTATGAGCCCGACCTCCTCCCGCCCGAACGGTTCCCGGCGGACCACTCCGGCGATCCGGACTTCAAGCGGACCCCCGAACAGGAGGAGCGGTACTGGGACATGCTGAACAAGGCCGACATCCTGTACGGATTCCCCAATGAGAATCCTGCCGGGCTGGCCCGCATTGCAGCAAGCAACCCCCGGCTCCAGTGGATCCACGCAATGGCCGCAGGCGCGGGCGGAGCCGTGAAGGCATCCGGCCTGGACCAGGAAACCCTGCAGAAATTCAAGGTCACCACCTCCGCCGGAGTTCACGCCCTGCCGCTGGCGGAGTTCGCAGCACTGGGTATCCTCAACGGCTTCAAGCGCAGCGCCGAGCTGGCCGTGGACCAGGCAGCCAAGGTCTGGCCTGAACTGCGCACGCCGACGCGCCTTGTGAACGGCTCCACCCTGGTGGTGACGGGCCTCGGCGAGATCGGGCTGGAAACCGCCCGCATCGCCCGGGCGCTCGGCATGAAAGTCAGCGGAACGAAGCGGACCGTGGAGCCGATCGAGGGCATCGAGGAGGTTGCCGGCAACGACGGCCTGGCCGGGCTGCTCGCTTCGGCAGACGCCGTCGTCAACACCCTGCCCGGCACGCCGTATACGGAAAAGCTGTTCAGCAGCGAAGTGTTCGCTGCCATGAAGCCGGGCACGGTGTTCGTCAACGTGGGCCGCGGCACCGTGGTGGACGAGGACGCACTGCTGGAGGCGCTCGACAGCGGCCAGGTTGGCTACGCCTGCCTCGACGTCTTCGCCGTCGAGCCGCTGCCGCAGGACAGCCCGCTGTGGAACCACCCCCAGGTCATGGTGTCCCCGCACACCTCGGCCCTGAGCGCGGCGGAGAACCGGCTGATCGCCGAACGCTTCAGCAGCAACCTGCGCACGTTCCTCGACGGCGGGGAGCTCCCCCACCTCGTGGACACCGTGCACTTCTACTAG
- a CDS encoding NAD(P)-dependent oxidoreductase, with protein MIEQTDHDLSEGSGEKRAGFVGLGLMGAHMAANLLKAGWAVTGWNRSAAALDDFAARGGVRAADVASLRDEPVIIFMLPDLSYIEDAAAGLLGAWSVQAPEPGTAVVVMSSVSPAAVKNFGARVASASGGNAVVVDAPVSGGTKGAEDGTLAIMAGAEEGDFKRLLPLFSAMGSTVRRLGRLGSGSLAKACNQLIVGTTTAALAEAAELAERSGMDVQALYEVLSGGLAGSTVLDVVGPRLAAKHYEPTGPAKFMHKDLSFVLESAAAVGAAVPMAAAGAELYAELRRQGLGDLDLAAVRQTISNLSDHNAVKTN; from the coding sequence ATGATCGAGCAGACAGACCACGATTTGAGTGAAGGTTCGGGCGAAAAGAGAGCCGGTTTCGTCGGCCTGGGCCTGATGGGCGCCCACATGGCTGCCAACCTGCTGAAGGCCGGATGGGCCGTCACCGGGTGGAACAGGTCAGCCGCTGCGCTGGATGACTTTGCGGCCCGCGGCGGCGTCCGCGCCGCAGACGTCGCATCGCTGCGCGACGAACCGGTCATTATTTTTATGCTCCCTGATCTCTCCTACATCGAGGATGCGGCGGCCGGGCTGCTGGGTGCCTGGTCCGTACAGGCACCTGAACCGGGCACCGCCGTCGTGGTCATGAGCAGCGTCTCCCCGGCAGCCGTGAAGAACTTCGGGGCGAGGGTGGCTTCCGCCAGCGGCGGCAACGCCGTCGTCGTCGATGCACCCGTCAGCGGCGGCACCAAAGGTGCCGAGGACGGAACCCTGGCCATCATGGCGGGCGCGGAGGAAGGAGACTTCAAACGGCTCCTTCCCCTCTTCAGTGCCATGGGCAGCACAGTCCGGCGGCTGGGGCGCCTGGGGTCCGGATCGCTGGCGAAAGCCTGTAACCAGCTCATCGTGGGAACCACGACGGCGGCGCTTGCCGAGGCCGCTGAGCTCGCCGAACGCTCCGGCATGGATGTCCAAGCCTTGTATGAGGTGCTTTCCGGCGGACTGGCGGGAAGCACGGTTCTGGACGTCGTCGGGCCCCGTCTCGCCGCGAAGCACTACGAGCCCACCGGCCCGGCGAAGTTCATGCACAAGGACCTTTCCTTCGTGCTGGAAAGTGCCGCCGCGGTGGGCGCCGCCGTACCCATGGCGGCTGCCGGCGCCGAACTCTACGCCGAATTGAGGCGCCAGGGGCTGGGGGACCTCGATCTCGCCGCCGTCCGGCAAACCATCTCGAATCTCAGTGATCACAACGCAGTCAAGACCAATTGA
- a CDS encoding DMT family transporter, with protein sequence MRDNSSATTLIRPVVLSRERSGLWWGLLGVAAFSFTVPFTKVAVAGLSPLFIGSGRAVVAAVLAAFALTLTRQRFPSGVQWARLAVVAGGVVIGFPLLSSFALTTTPASHGAVVIALLPAATAMAAVLRARERPPVAFWLITGVGALAAIAFASMQSGGSGQLHSADLLLLGAVVAAAIGYAEGGLLARELGAWQTVSWALVLASPLMVVLTVLSATQQPPAATPVQWAAFAYLGVVSMFLGFFAWYRGLAVGPMSKVSQIQLIQPVLSICWAGLLLGEALTWMTILGGLAVILCAGAAVRVRLRPAPSSSGPALPGRNP encoded by the coding sequence ATGAGAGACAATAGTAGCGCTACTACGCTAATTCGCCCAGTGGTACTGTCCCGTGAGCGTTCCGGACTGTGGTGGGGCCTCCTCGGAGTAGCGGCCTTCTCGTTCACGGTTCCCTTCACCAAGGTGGCCGTCGCGGGGCTCTCCCCGTTGTTTATCGGGTCCGGCAGGGCAGTGGTGGCCGCGGTCCTGGCGGCCTTTGCCCTTACGCTCACACGTCAGCGCTTCCCCTCCGGTGTGCAGTGGGCCCGGCTCGCGGTGGTTGCGGGCGGCGTCGTCATCGGGTTTCCCTTGCTAAGTTCCTTCGCGCTGACCACCACGCCAGCCAGCCACGGCGCCGTCGTCATCGCCCTGCTTCCGGCAGCGACGGCAATGGCCGCTGTTCTTCGGGCGCGCGAGCGTCCACCCGTGGCATTCTGGCTTATCACCGGCGTGGGCGCGCTGGCGGCCATCGCCTTCGCCTCCATGCAGTCCGGTGGATCCGGACAGCTGCACTCGGCGGACCTGCTGCTCCTTGGCGCAGTAGTGGCCGCAGCCATCGGCTACGCGGAGGGCGGCCTGCTGGCCCGCGAGCTCGGCGCCTGGCAGACCGTGTCCTGGGCGTTGGTGCTGGCGTCGCCGCTGATGGTGGTCCTGACGGTGCTCTCCGCAACCCAGCAGCCGCCGGCGGCCACTCCGGTCCAGTGGGCGGCGTTCGCGTACCTGGGCGTGGTGAGCATGTTCCTGGGCTTCTTCGCCTGGTACCGGGGCCTGGCCGTCGGCCCCATGTCCAAGGTCAGCCAGATCCAGCTCATCCAGCCGGTGCTGAGTATCTGCTGGGCCGGGCTCCTCCTCGGCGAGGCCCTGACCTGGATGACCATCTTGGGCGGCCTCGCCGTCATCCTTTGCGCCGGCGCAGCCGTGCGGGTCCGGCTCAGGCCGGCGCCGTCATCCTCTGGGCCGGCGCTGCCGGGCCGGAATCCCTGA
- a CDS encoding SDR family oxidoreductase, with amino-acid sequence MSALFDLTGRIALVTGSSRGIGNALARALADAGATVVLNGINPERLKAAEAAMAADYPPGRVHSCAFDVTKDTGAARGVAWVEENVGPLEILVNNAGIQHRVPMLELEVSDWERVIKTDLTSAFLVGREAARHMIPRGHGKIINICSVQTDLARPTIAPYVAAKGGLRNLTRAMTAEWAASGLQINGIAPGYIHTEMTQNLVDDEQFNSWILGRTPAHRWGTVQDLAGPAVWLASDGSNFVNGQTIFIDGGMTVVV; translated from the coding sequence ATGAGTGCACTTTTTGACCTGACCGGGCGCATCGCCCTGGTCACGGGTTCCAGCCGGGGGATCGGCAATGCCCTGGCGCGGGCGCTGGCTGATGCCGGTGCCACGGTGGTGCTCAACGGCATCAACCCCGAGCGGCTCAAGGCCGCCGAGGCAGCCATGGCGGCCGACTACCCGCCGGGGCGGGTGCACAGCTGCGCCTTCGACGTCACAAAGGACACCGGGGCCGCCCGCGGCGTCGCCTGGGTGGAGGAAAACGTGGGACCGCTGGAAATCCTGGTGAACAACGCGGGCATCCAGCACCGCGTGCCCATGCTGGAGCTGGAAGTCAGCGACTGGGAACGGGTGATCAAAACCGATCTCACCAGCGCGTTCCTCGTAGGCCGGGAAGCGGCCCGGCACATGATTCCGCGCGGACACGGCAAGATCATCAACATCTGCTCGGTGCAGACCGACCTCGCTCGCCCCACCATCGCCCCGTACGTTGCGGCCAAGGGCGGGCTCCGGAACCTGACCCGGGCCATGACCGCGGAATGGGCAGCCTCGGGCCTGCAGATCAACGGCATTGCACCGGGCTACATCCACACCGAAATGACCCAGAACCTGGTGGACGATGAGCAGTTCAACTCCTGGATCCTCGGCCGCACGCCGGCGCACCGGTGGGGGACAGTGCAGGACCTGGCCGGCCCGGCGGTGTGGCTCGCATCCGATGGTTCCAATTTCGTCAACGGCCAGACCATTTTCATCGACGGCGGAATGACGGTGGTGGTCTGA
- a CDS encoding PLP-dependent aminotransferase family protein — protein MNNDSSSRIAARLREWITKAAPGSRLPSTRSLVADYQASPVTVQKALQALTAQGLIESRPGVGTFVRAVRTARPSDYGWQTAALRSPLAQLPSSSTTMRDVANDAIAFHSGYPDRELLPERLVRAALTRAARGNAALSRPPAAGLPELQSWFAHELGASTPAGTTPPNPSDVVVLPGSQSGLSSIFSALAGRGQPLLMESPTYWGAILAAAQAGVRVVPVPSGPDGPDPAELARAFDETGARLFYAQPNYANPTGAQWAAGRGEQVLDVVRGKGAFLVEDDWAHDFGITTSPVPVASRDDSGHVVYLRSLTKSVSPAIRIAAVIARGPARERILADRAAESMYVSGLLQAAALDVVTQPGWQTHLRSLRHQLQSRRDLLVTSMREHAPQAHIEQVPKGGLNLWARLPDGTDLERLASDCESAGVIIAAGREWFPAEPAGAFIRLNYSGSNPGAFPEGARIIGQALERITSS, from the coding sequence ATGAACAACGATAGCAGCTCTCGAATTGCAGCGCGACTGCGGGAGTGGATCACCAAAGCGGCACCAGGATCCCGGCTGCCGTCTACGCGGTCGCTCGTGGCCGACTACCAGGCCAGTCCGGTGACCGTGCAAAAAGCGCTGCAGGCACTGACTGCGCAGGGCCTGATCGAAAGCCGGCCCGGAGTCGGGACTTTCGTGCGGGCCGTCCGGACGGCGCGTCCCTCAGACTACGGCTGGCAGACAGCGGCGCTGCGGTCACCGCTGGCGCAGCTTCCGTCATCCTCCACCACCATGCGCGATGTGGCGAACGACGCCATCGCCTTCCACTCCGGCTACCCGGACCGCGAACTCCTGCCTGAAAGGCTGGTGCGTGCCGCCCTTACCCGGGCCGCCCGGGGCAATGCAGCGTTATCCCGTCCCCCGGCAGCGGGCCTGCCGGAACTGCAGTCGTGGTTCGCCCACGAACTCGGCGCCTCGACGCCGGCCGGAACCACACCGCCGAACCCGAGCGACGTCGTCGTACTGCCCGGGAGCCAAAGCGGTCTCAGCTCCATCTTCAGCGCCCTCGCCGGCCGCGGACAGCCATTGTTGATGGAGTCACCAACCTACTGGGGCGCCATCCTGGCGGCGGCGCAGGCAGGCGTCCGCGTTGTCCCGGTGCCCAGCGGACCGGACGGTCCGGACCCGGCGGAACTGGCCCGGGCTTTTGACGAAACCGGCGCGCGCCTGTTTTACGCCCAGCCGAACTACGCGAATCCCACCGGTGCGCAGTGGGCCGCCGGACGGGGTGAACAGGTCCTGGATGTGGTGCGCGGAAAAGGCGCATTCCTGGTGGAGGACGACTGGGCGCACGACTTCGGCATCACCACCAGCCCAGTTCCGGTCGCCTCCCGCGACGACTCCGGCCACGTTGTCTACCTCCGCTCCCTGACCAAGAGCGTGTCCCCGGCCATCCGCATCGCCGCCGTGATCGCGCGCGGCCCGGCACGTGAGCGCATCCTCGCGGACCGGGCAGCCGAGTCAATGTATGTCAGTGGCCTGCTCCAGGCCGCAGCGCTCGACGTCGTGACGCAGCCCGGGTGGCAGACGCACCTGCGCAGCCTCCGGCACCAGTTGCAGTCGCGCCGCGACCTGCTGGTCACCAGCATGCGCGAGCACGCCCCGCAGGCGCACATCGAGCAGGTCCCCAAGGGAGGGCTGAACCTCTGGGCCCGCCTGCCCGACGGCACGGACCTTGAACGGCTGGCCAGCGACTGCGAAAGCGCCGGCGTGATCATCGCCGCCGGGCGGGAGTGGTTCCCGGCCGAGCCTGCCGGCGCCTTCATCCGCCTCAACTACTCCGGGTCCAACCCCGGAGCCTTTCCGGAAGGTGCGCGGATCATCGGCCAGGCGCTGGAGCGCATCACTTCCTCCTAG
- a CDS encoding IclR family transcriptional regulator, with amino-acid sequence MADSRAPRTSDGLGSASPAPAVTRAAAVLEALAASATGRLTLSDLARELGIPKSSTSNLLLALEEARLINRQGADFTLGRKLVELGAAYLSRLDEVQEFYRFCEQAPTLSGETVRIAMLDGTNVIYLARYEGHPAVRLTSNIGDKMPVSLCAVGKALIARLHDHDIEEMFPDDAELPVLTPKSLRTGAEFKEQLPVIRERGFAFEDEESTTGVVCLAVSVPTRGAHGPSLGLSVTALKATYSDEQGAMMVKELKELARSLGNPMG; translated from the coding sequence ATGGCCGATTCCCGAGCTCCCCGCACCTCTGATGGACTGGGGAGTGCGTCTCCGGCGCCGGCCGTGACGCGTGCCGCCGCCGTGCTGGAGGCTTTGGCTGCCTCCGCGACGGGACGCCTCACTCTCAGCGACCTCGCCAGGGAGCTGGGGATTCCCAAGTCATCTACCTCCAACCTGCTCCTCGCTCTCGAGGAGGCCCGGCTGATCAACCGCCAGGGGGCGGACTTTACGCTCGGCCGCAAGCTCGTGGAGCTCGGCGCGGCGTACCTCAGCCGGCTGGACGAGGTCCAGGAGTTCTACCGCTTCTGTGAACAGGCCCCCACTCTCTCCGGCGAAACCGTTCGCATCGCCATGCTCGACGGTACGAATGTCATCTATCTGGCCCGGTACGAGGGCCACCCGGCGGTCCGCCTGACCTCCAATATCGGCGACAAGATGCCGGTGTCACTGTGTGCTGTCGGGAAGGCGCTCATTGCCCGGCTTCACGACCATGACATCGAGGAGATGTTCCCGGATGACGCGGAGCTTCCCGTGCTGACTCCGAAGTCGCTGCGAACGGGAGCCGAGTTTAAGGAGCAGCTGCCTGTGATCCGCGAGCGGGGATTTGCCTTCGAGGACGAAGAGTCAACCACGGGCGTGGTCTGCCTGGCCGTCTCCGTGCCCACCAGGGGAGCCCATGGCCCCAGCCTGGGGCTTTCCGTCACGGCACTGAAGGCCACCTACTCCGACGAGCAGGGCGCCATGATGGTGAAGGAACTCAAGGAGCTGGCCCGGTCCCTGGGCAATCCCATGGGCTAG